GTGTGGGGATGTGGAAGCGATCGCACACCTTGCCCACCAGTACAATATCCCTTTGTTGGTAGACGAAGCCCACGGCCCCCATTTTACCTTTCATCCGGAGTTACCGATTTCTGCGTTATCGGCGGGGGCGGATTTGACGGTGCAATCTACTCACAAAGTACTCAGCGCCTTAACTCAGGCATCGATGTTGCACCTACAGGGTAACAGGATCGATCGCGATCGCCTCACTAAAGCGTTACAGTTAGTGCAGTCTACCAGTCCCAGCTATTTGTTATTAGCTTCCCTAGATGCAGCGCGTCAGCAAATGGCATTGTACGGGAAAGAGTTGATGGCGGAAACTTTGCGATTAGCGGATGAAGCGAGAAACCAAATTAGTCAAATTTCCGGATTATCTATTTTAAAAACAGCACATACTCCTGGTTTTGTCAATCTCGATCGCACGCGCTTAACTGTAACTGTTTCTAACTTAGGTTTGACGGGATTTGCAGCCGATGAAATTTTTGCTCAACACGGTGTATTGGCAGAGTTCCCATCAATGGAACATCTAACATTTATAATTAGTCTAGGTAATAAACAGGCAGATATTGTGCAATTAGTGCAAGCGTTCGCGACATTAGCCAAACAGTATAAAGCACCGAGTCTGCGAATGAGTCAGCCAAGAGTTAGGAATTTGGCTCAAATATACAATTGTTACGAGATGCCCCTGATTTCTCCTCGCGAAGCTTTCTTTGCCGCGACGGAAACATTGCCGATCGAAACTATAAGTCAACGCATTAGTGCTGAACTGGTTTGTCCCTATCCACCTGGGATTCCTCTGTTAATGCCTGGTGAACTGATTACCCCAGTCACCCTGGAATATTTATTGAATATCCAAGCAATGGGCGGAAAAATTAGCGGTTGTACAGATCCAACGTTACGAACGTTAAAAGTCGTCAAATAGCGATATATGTCATTTGTCAAAAGTAGTTTGTAATCCTCTCGTGACCGATGACCGATCGCTAATGACTGACGTTAGATGCAATTGTCGATCGCACTTCTTGATATTTAAATGCTTTAGCGTAGTCTCCCAGAGCGTAGCAAGCCACTTTCAGGCTGCCCAGCGCCTGCTGTTCAACGCGGTGATCGGGGAGCTGTCGTCCGATTGCCAAGCGGCGTTCGTAGCACTCGATTGCTGCATCGAAGTTTCCCAAAGCTTCGTAAGCGACTCCCAAACTTCCCAAAGCTTGCTCTTCTACCCGCAGGTCTTGAGTTTCTTTTGCTAAAGCCAAGCGCTGCTGATAAAATTCGATCGCTTGAGTGTAATTACCCAAGGCGTAGCAAGCACTGCCCAGATTTCTCAGCACCTGCCCTTCTCCGCGCAAGTCTTGGATATCCCGCGCCAAAGCTAACCGCTGCTGGTAATATTCTATGGCTGTGGTGTAGTCGCCCAGCGCGTAGAAAGCATTGCCCAAATTTCTCAGCAATTGCCCTTCACCTTTACGGTCTTGTAGTTTCCGCATCAGTTTCAAGCTTTGCTGCTGGTATTCGATCGCTTTGGCATAATCTCCCAATGCTTTGTAGGCAAGTCCCAGGTTATTCAACGCTGCCACCTCGCCTCGGCAGTCTTGAATTTCTGTGGCAATGATTAAGCTTTGCTGCTGGTATTCGATCGCTTTAGCGTGGTCTTCCAGGTGACGGTAAGCGTTGCCCAGATTTCCCAGTGCCAGCCCTTGGGCACGGCGGTCTTGCATATCTGTGGCGATCGTCAACCACTGCTGGTAGTAATTTATAGCTTTGGGATAGTCTCCCAAGGCGTAGTAAGCATTGCCGATATTTCCCAACACCTTGCCTTCTAAGAGGCGGTGTTGTATCTCCCGGTAGACCGGGAGTGCCTGTTGGAAAAACTGTAATGCCGCTTTAAATTGACCGAGCTGATGTTGTTCGATTCCTTGTTCGAGTAGTTTGGTTGCCTGGACGAGTTTGCTATTGTTATCCGTTTCTTCAACCGATTTGCCAGCCCCGTCTGTATCTAGGGAGAAGGCGATCGTTGTGCGTTCGTGTTCGGAAAGACCTTTGATTGGATTGCGGTCTGGTTGATGACCCTGGCTCTCCATATCTGCTACCTCTCAACAACTTCCTTTCTGGCAGTATCCACATCTTTAGGC
The sequence above is drawn from the Aerosakkonema funiforme FACHB-1375 genome and encodes:
- a CDS encoding aminotransferase class I/II-fold pyridoxal phosphate-dependent enzyme; translation: MTFALDLQAKTPLLDALRSYINNPHAGFYTPGHKRGEGISQSLAELLGTRVFRSDLTELPGLDNLSAPEDTIQEAQALAAEAFGSEKTWFLINGSTAGVIAAILATCSTGDKIILPRNVHSSAIAGLILSGAIPIFVNPEYDSILDIAYSITPQAVAAALAKHPDAKAVVMVYPTYDGVCGDVEAIAHLAHQYNIPLLVDEAHGPHFTFHPELPISALSAGADLTVQSTHKVLSALTQASMLHLQGNRIDRDRLTKALQLVQSTSPSYLLLASLDAARQQMALYGKELMAETLRLADEARNQISQISGLSILKTAHTPGFVNLDRTRLTVTVSNLGLTGFAADEIFAQHGVLAEFPSMEHLTFIISLGNKQADIVQLVQAFATLAKQYKAPSLRMSQPRVRNLAQIYNCYEMPLISPREAFFAATETLPIETISQRISAELVCPYPPGIPLLMPGELITPVTLEYLLNIQAMGGKISGCTDPTLRTLKVVK
- a CDS encoding tetratricopeptide repeat protein, with amino-acid sequence MESQGHQPDRNPIKGLSEHERTTIAFSLDTDGAGKSVEETDNNSKLVQATKLLEQGIEQHQLGQFKAALQFFQQALPVYREIQHRLLEGKVLGNIGNAYYALGDYPKAINYYQQWLTIATDMQDRRAQGLALGNLGNAYRHLEDHAKAIEYQQQSLIIATEIQDCRGEVAALNNLGLAYKALGDYAKAIEYQQQSLKLMRKLQDRKGEGQLLRNLGNAFYALGDYTTAIEYYQQRLALARDIQDLRGEGQVLRNLGSACYALGNYTQAIEFYQQRLALAKETQDLRVEEQALGSLGVAYEALGNFDAAIECYERRLAIGRQLPDHRVEQQALGSLKVACYALGDYAKAFKYQEVRSTIASNVSH